From a region of the Arachis ipaensis cultivar K30076 chromosome B09, Araip1.1, whole genome shotgun sequence genome:
- the LOC107618942 gene encoding uncharacterized protein LOC107618942 yields the protein MVVVVRLSKQSQCLLGPKTFDYGFLLFLLFFHLFLPYSSGKPSGVCVSQGGRFPAFKSEGYPPRKGPKDLTLCRIFRKNTCCDISHTHPALLAVRKLASTGEAGHECLHLWEMLECAICDPRVGTQPGPPLICASFCERIYKACSNAYFSMDVKTQLLAPCGVNDFVCGRAAEWVSNGTDLCVAAGFQVKPSDMIHAASEETLCYGDMASLNSVADSWKASQFDLTEKADFQQWVRKIPFIERVSWAIGGMVLTAGLVFISKRKSHSQRHKLAAIRRTARKLEGRMSDKPSSSQENRKRN from the exons ATGGTGGTGGTTGTACGGTTATCGAAGCAGTCCCAGTGCCTTCTCGGACCCAAGACCTTCGATTATGGCTTCCTCcttttcctcctcttcttccatcTCTTCCTACCTTACTCTTCCG GTAAACCCAGTGGAGTATGTGTTTCTCAAGGTGGTCGATTTCCTGCCTTTAAATCAGAGGGTTACCCTCCCAGAAAGGGTCCCAAAGATCTGACTCTTTGTCGGATTTTTCGCAAAAACACTTGTTGTGACATAAGCCACACACATCCTGCATTGCTAGCTGTAAGAAAACTTGCTTCTACTGGGGAAGCTGGGCATGAGTGCTTGCACTTATGGGAAATGTTGGAATGTGCAATATGCGATCCACGCGTTGGTACTCAACCTGGACCTCCTCTTATTTGTGCATCCTTCTGCGAAAGAATATACAAGGCATGCTCGAATGCTTACTTCTCTATGGATGTGAAAACACAG CTGCTAGCACCTTGTGGAGTAAATGACTTTGTGTGTGGTAGGGCTGCTGAATGGGTCTCCAATGGTACGGATCTTTGTGTTGCTGCAGGTTTTCAAGTGAAACCATCTGATATGATACACGCTGCCTCTGAAGAAACTCTTTGCTATGGTGATATGGCGAGTCTAAATTCGGTTGCTGATTCATGGAAAGCTTCTCAGTTTGATCTGACTGAGAAAGCTGATTTCCAACAATGGGTTAGGAAAATCCCATTCATTGAAAGAGTTTCTTGGGCCATAGGAGGGATGGTTCTAACTGCCGGATTGGTGTTTATAAG caaaagaaaaagccatagccAACGCCATAAGCTCGCCGCTATAAGGCGAACTGCGAGGAAGTTGGAAGGAAGGATGTCAGACAAGCCTTCAAGCTCTCAAGAAAAtaggaaaagaaattga